The following are from one region of the Patescibacteria group bacterium genome:
- a CDS encoding peptidoglycan DD-metalloendopeptidase family protein: protein MSPFFSVPQVSIASVNELKNNILDRNNKLKELQKEIDEYEAEIKSLSKEKNSLSNEIKKLDVTEKKLKANIRYTEGQIEKASLSIDKLAIDIDQKKEDIDLKKRVIAEIVRGLNEDESMSMIEMALINNNFSDFFSDMERMENFQEAIGVNLDELSRFKEELEVQKNDKEENKKELEEMRGKFKDQNSLVLINKTKKNTLLKETKNKESNYKQLLADRIAKKEALEEEIKDFENKLRVEIDPDSLPLVGPGVLNWPIDDVRITQYFGNTPFATKNPQVYNGGGHNGVDFGASIGTPLKSAEKGIVIGVGDTDKECAGVSYGRWVLIEHPNNLTTLYAHLSLIKVTKGQEVASGQVIGYSGDTGYTTGPHLHFTVYAARAVDVGMITSKVCGTKMTLPLAPREWYLNPLSYL from the coding sequence GTGTCACCATTTTTCTCTGTGCCACAAGTTAGCATTGCTTCGGTAAACGAGCTTAAAAACAATATCCTAGACAGAAATAATAAACTGAAAGAACTTCAGAAAGAGATTGATGAATATGAAGCGGAAATAAAAAGTCTAAGCAAAGAAAAAAATTCATTAAGTAATGAAATAAAAAAGTTGGATGTTACCGAAAAGAAACTTAAGGCGAATATACGTTATACTGAGGGGCAGATTGAAAAGGCAAGCCTTAGTATAGATAAACTTGCCATTGATATAGACCAAAAAAAAGAAGATATTGATTTAAAAAAAAGAGTTATAGCAGAAATTGTAAGAGGGCTTAATGAAGATGAGTCTATGTCAATGATTGAGATGGCGCTTATAAATAATAATTTCTCTGATTTTTTCAGCGACATGGAAAGGATGGAGAATTTTCAGGAGGCTATAGGTGTTAATCTTGACGAACTCAGCAGGTTTAAAGAAGAGCTTGAGGTACAAAAAAATGATAAAGAAGAAAATAAAAAAGAATTAGAAGAGATGAGGGGAAAATTTAAAGATCAGAATTCTTTAGTTCTTATAAATAAAACTAAGAAAAATACTTTACTGAAAGAGACAAAAAATAAAGAATCAAATTATAAACAATTGCTTGCAGATAGAATTGCAAAAAAAGAAGCTTTGGAGGAAGAGATTAAGGACTTTGAGAATAAACTTAGAGTGGAAATAGACCCTGATTCACTGCCGCTTGTCGGGCCCGGTGTCTTGAATTGGCCTATTGATGACGTAAGAATAACTCAATATTTCGGCAATACTCCTTTTGCTACAAAAAATCCGCAAGTGTATAATGGGGGCGGTCATAATGGAGTTGATTTTGGTGCAAGCATAGGTACGCCTTTAAAAAGCGCTGAGAAGGGAATTGTCATCGGGGTGGGAGATACGGATAAAGAGTGCGCCGGTGTCTCTTATGGAAGGTGGGTTTTAATAGAGCATCCTAATAATTTAACGACACTTTATGCGCACCTTTCACTTATAAAAGTTACAAAAGGGCAAGAGGTCGCATCGGGCCAGGTTATAGGCTATTCCGGAGATACTGGATATACAACAGGTCCGCATCTTCATTTTACTGTATATGCGGCGCGCGCCGTTGATGTC